In Paenibacillus sp. FSL M7-0420, a single genomic region encodes these proteins:
- a CDS encoding MFS transporter, whose translation MKNWETWKVNLMVLWFGQFLVNAGMTMITPFLSLYLAKDLGVTGDRAIGMWAGLIFAANFLTSFIFQPLWGKLADKYGRKIMLLRSSFGMAIVIVLMGFAQSPMQLLLLRLLNGTISGFNPASVALVSGTTPKPKMGFAMGLMQSGAVAGTILGPLMGGLLADWIGFRPIFYVVGALLFVASLLALFLVKEKFDRAEAAQVPQVSVLEGLKELAKVPQLPALFGVTFLLQFAMVSPMSLLPLYVEKLHGTTVDLAFWAGMVSAVTGISNMLASPLLGKLSDKVGAHRILTFALIGAALFLIPQAFVTSVWQLILVRFLMGVFMGGLLPSVNALIRSYTPDGKESRAFGFNSSTLALGNMLGAVIGGFLSGYIGIEGLFIVSGAFLLINTVWVRIKLYKKTEPRLFR comes from the coding sequence TTGAAGAATTGGGAGACCTGGAAAGTCAACCTCATGGTGCTTTGGTTCGGCCAGTTTCTGGTGAATGCAGGCATGACTATGATTACCCCGTTTCTGTCGCTTTATCTCGCCAAAGATCTGGGGGTGACCGGCGACCGCGCGATCGGGATGTGGGCCGGGCTTATTTTTGCCGCCAACTTCTTGACCTCGTTCATCTTCCAGCCGCTCTGGGGCAAGCTTGCCGACAAATACGGACGCAAAATTATGCTCCTGCGCTCCAGCTTCGGCATGGCGATTGTTATTGTGCTGATGGGCTTCGCCCAGTCCCCGATGCAGCTGCTGCTGCTCCGGCTGCTGAACGGAACCATCTCCGGCTTCAACCCCGCCTCTGTCGCGCTGGTCTCAGGCACCACACCGAAACCGAAGATGGGCTTCGCGATGGGCCTGATGCAATCCGGCGCGGTAGCCGGAACGATTCTGGGGCCGCTGATGGGCGGCTTACTGGCCGACTGGATCGGGTTCCGCCCGATCTTCTATGTGGTCGGCGCGCTGCTGTTCGTTGCTTCATTGCTGGCGTTATTCCTCGTCAAAGAGAAATTCGACCGGGCAGAAGCAGCACAGGTGCCTCAGGTATCCGTGCTGGAAGGCTTAAAGGAACTGGCGAAGGTGCCGCAGCTTCCCGCCCTGTTCGGCGTGACCTTCCTGCTGCAGTTCGCCATGGTCAGCCCCATGTCGCTGCTGCCGCTCTATGTAGAAAAGCTGCACGGCACCACCGTGGACCTTGCCTTCTGGGCAGGTATGGTCAGCGCAGTCACCGGTATCTCGAATATGCTCGCTTCGCCGCTGCTCGGCAAGCTCAGCGACAAGGTAGGGGCGCACCGGATACTGACCTTTGCGCTGATCGGCGCCGCTCTGTTCCTGATCCCGCAGGCGTTCGTGACCAGTGTCTGGCAGCTGATTCTCGTCCGCTTCCTGATGGGCGTCTTCATGGGCGGCCTGCTGCCTAGCGTCAACGCCCTGATCCGCTCCTATACGCCTGACGGCAAGGAGAGCCGGGCGTTTGGCTTCAACAGCAGTACGCTCGCGCTCGGCAATATGCTCGGTGCGGTGATCGGCGGATTCCTGTCCGGTTATATCGGGATTGAAGGCCTGTTCATTGTCTCCGGTGCATTCCTGCTGATCAATACGGTCTGGGTGCGGATCAAGCTGTACAAGAAGACTGAACCCCGACTATTCCGTTAA
- a CDS encoding DUF1450 domain-containing protein, translated as MANDIRLCDECNHIKMKSIVPKLLKMAPDAEIKTGCISYCGPCGKRPFVYINGRYISGPTEDEVLAKAEAFVKRPVEKK; from the coding sequence ATGGCTAACGATATAAGATTATGTGACGAGTGCAATCATATTAAAATGAAAAGCATCGTGCCCAAGCTGCTAAAGATGGCACCGGATGCCGAGATCAAGACAGGCTGCATCTCCTACTGCGGACCGTGCGGCAAACGCCCGTTTGTCTACATCAACGGCCGCTACATCAGCGGACCGACGGAAGACGAGGTGCTGGCCAAAGCGGAAGCCTTCGTTAAACGGCCGGTGGAGAAGAAGTAA
- a CDS encoding family 16 glycoside hydrolase yields the protein MTRYRMKHRSRQGRPGRLTLLGVVGFLLFSLISGISGPVAEAAGTTYYVDAAQGSDNSSGTSEAAAWKTLGKVNSVTFSPGDRILLKAGSIWKDQYLDLKGSGAEGNPITVDRYGSGAKPLIDFGNTAVGGEGFGVRLRNVSYWEINNLEITSGQQPTDMRRNGVLVVGEGAGAGNFRHMYIRNLDIHDIFGTDRRTGGINFHARGANTALESTWEDILIENNTVINVADTGIQTMTDAFFNNAWTHKFDAFRGVVIRGNVVEKIHRDGILVRASASPLIEYNKTRSIGEACEVNTSIVNYLEDITVVAAQWAYYTKGAIFQYNEASDTRMLGGDGQPWDFDIEVHDSIYQYNFSYDNEGGTLLVMNNTNNNIFRYNISQNDKDANGVFHLVNGGGNLYVYNNIIYRSGTQNKALTHASNTGMAYYTNNIFYNAASGQYTNSPRMTYDHNSFYGLNSSVPNDPNKITGNPGFVSPGTATGRDSADGYKLALSSPLLGAGAVVAGNGGQDFFGNPLYNGVPDIGVFEFQGTITPPVTLFQDDFEDGNSSGWTTSGGSWSVTDDGTKALTQTSMSGEALAYTGDATWRNYTYSAKIKLLNAFGNAGLLFRYADASNYYMFRLNDSGDKAELFKKTAGTLTMVSSASFAVTPGQWTELKVTVSGSTVTAYAGGVQLLQWTDTAAQPAGGKIGLRMHSSTAQIDDVKVTE from the coding sequence ATGACAAGGTATCGTATGAAGCATAGATCAAGACAAGGCAGGCCGGGCAGGCTGACCTTGCTCGGTGTCGTCGGCTTTCTGCTGTTCAGTCTTATCTCAGGAATATCGGGTCCGGTTGCAGAGGCGGCAGGCACCACGTATTACGTCGATGCTGCCCAGGGCAGTGACAATAGCTCCGGCACCAGTGAAGCGGCAGCCTGGAAGACGCTGGGCAAAGTCAACAGCGTGACCTTCAGCCCGGGGGACCGGATTTTGCTCAAGGCAGGCAGTATATGGAAGGACCAGTATCTGGATCTCAAGGGCTCAGGCGCAGAGGGGAATCCGATTACGGTAGACCGCTACGGGAGCGGAGCCAAGCCGCTGATTGATTTCGGCAACACAGCCGTGGGCGGGGAGGGCTTCGGCGTCCGGCTACGTAATGTCTCCTACTGGGAGATCAACAATCTGGAGATTACAAGCGGACAGCAGCCTACAGATATGCGCAGAAACGGCGTGCTGGTCGTAGGTGAAGGAGCAGGGGCTGGGAACTTCCGGCATATGTATATCCGCAATCTCGACATCCACGATATCTTCGGCACAGACCGCCGCACAGGCGGCATCAACTTTCATGCCCGGGGAGCCAATACAGCACTTGAGAGCACCTGGGAAGATATTTTGATCGAGAATAATACGGTCATTAACGTGGCGGACACGGGGATACAGACGATGACGGATGCTTTTTTCAACAATGCTTGGACACATAAGTTCGACGCCTTCCGGGGTGTGGTCATCCGGGGCAATGTGGTGGAGAAGATCCACCGGGACGGCATCCTGGTCAGAGCCAGCGCCTCGCCGCTGATCGAATACAACAAGACCAGATCCATCGGGGAAGCCTGCGAGGTGAATACATCCATCGTCAATTATCTTGAGGATATCACTGTCGTTGCGGCGCAGTGGGCCTATTACACCAAAGGTGCTATTTTTCAATATAATGAAGCTTCCGATACCCGGATGCTGGGTGGAGACGGCCAGCCCTGGGACTTCGACATCGAGGTGCACGACAGCATCTACCAGTACAATTTCAGCTATGACAATGAGGGCGGCACCCTGCTGGTGATGAACAACACGAACAATAATATTTTCCGCTATAATATCAGCCAGAACGATAAGGACGCTAACGGGGTGTTCCATCTGGTGAACGGCGGCGGCAATCTCTATGTCTACAACAACATTATCTACCGTTCGGGAACGCAGAATAAGGCGCTGACCCATGCGAGCAACACAGGAATGGCCTATTACACTAACAACATCTTTTATAATGCAGCCAGCGGACAATATACGAACAGCCCCAGAATGACGTATGATCACAACAGCTTCTACGGGCTGAATTCAAGTGTTCCGAACGATCCCAATAAAATCACAGGCAACCCCGGATTCGTAAGTCCCGGCACGGCCACAGGACGCGATTCGGCAGACGGCTATAAGCTGGCGCTCTCCTCTCCGCTGCTGGGTGCCGGGGCGGTGGTTGCAGGCAACGGAGGACAGGACTTCTTCGGGAATCCGCTGTATAACGGAGTGCCGGATATCGGTGTATTTGAGTTCCAGGGTACGATTACACCGCCGGTTACGCTGTTTCAGGATGATTTCGAGGATGGTAATTCCAGCGGCTGGACAACCTCGGGCGGGTCATGGAGTGTGACGGATGACGGGACGAAAGCTTTGACGCAGACATCAATGTCAGGGGAAGCACTGGCCTATACAGGCGATGCCACTTGGAGAAACTACACGTATTCGGCCAAAATAAAGCTGCTGAACGCCTTCGGCAACGCCGGGCTGCTGTTCCGTTATGCAGACGCTTCCAATTATTATATGTTCCGGCTGAATGATTCAGGCGACAAGGCGGAGCTGTTCAAAAAAACCGCCGGCACGCTCACGATGGTGAGCAGCGCAAGCTTTGCGGTTACGCCCGGCCAGTGGACGGAGCTGAAGGTCACTGTCAGCGGCAGTACGGTTACCGCCTACGCCGGCGGTGTCCAGCTGCTTCAGTGGACGGATACGGCGGCACAGCCGGCCGGAGGGAAGATCGGTCTGCGGATGCATTCCAGCACCGCACAGATCGACGATGTTAAGGTGACGGAGTGA
- a CDS encoding THUMP domain-containing class I SAM-dependent RNA methyltransferase: MGKLQLIATAPMGLEAVVARELNELGYETTVENGRVLFSGDYIDICRCNLWLRTSDRVLVKMGQFPARTFDELFEGVKAINWEDWIPENGEFPVEGRSHKSQLTSVPACQGIVKKAIVEKLKLSYHTEWFPENGPRYVVEVILLNDIALITLDTTGPALHKRGYRRQATEAPLKETMAAALIQLSRWNGHRPLYDPCCGSGTILIEAAMIAWNIAPGLRRSFPSEHWPEIPQRLWEEAREEAFDAVRDDYPLQLTGTDIDPAAIEIAEAAAKSAGLSGEITFKHMAAAKARPEGEYGCIITNPPYGERISNDKEVEKLTRQFGEMMLYLPTWSFFAISPYKEFEQYYGRKADKRRKLYNGRIECQYYQYLGPLPPRK, from the coding sequence TTGGGCAAATTACAATTGATCGCCACCGCCCCCATGGGGCTGGAGGCTGTAGTAGCACGCGAATTAAACGAGCTGGGTTATGAGACCACGGTCGAGAACGGACGGGTCCTGTTCAGCGGGGATTACATCGACATCTGCCGCTGTAATCTGTGGCTGCGTACCTCGGACCGTGTACTGGTTAAGATGGGCCAGTTCCCGGCCCGGACCTTCGATGAGCTGTTCGAAGGAGTGAAGGCGATAAATTGGGAGGACTGGATTCCCGAGAACGGCGAATTCCCGGTAGAGGGACGTTCGCATAAATCTCAGCTGACCAGCGTACCTGCCTGTCAAGGGATTGTGAAGAAGGCCATTGTCGAGAAGCTGAAGCTGTCGTACCACACCGAATGGTTCCCGGAGAACGGACCCCGGTACGTGGTAGAAGTGATCCTGCTGAATGATATCGCGCTGATCACCCTGGATACCACCGGCCCGGCCCTGCACAAGCGAGGCTACCGCCGCCAGGCTACGGAAGCGCCGCTGAAGGAGACGATGGCTGCGGCTCTGATCCAGCTCAGCCGCTGGAACGGCCATCGTCCGCTCTATGATCCTTGCTGCGGATCAGGCACGATTCTGATCGAAGCAGCGATGATCGCCTGGAATATCGCGCCAGGCCTGCGCCGCTCCTTCCCGTCCGAGCACTGGCCGGAGATTCCGCAGCGTCTGTGGGAAGAAGCCCGCGAGGAAGCCTTCGATGCGGTGCGTGACGATTACCCGCTGCAGCTGACCGGAACGGATATCGATCCGGCAGCAATTGAGATCGCCGAAGCGGCGGCGAAGAGCGCCGGACTCTCCGGTGAGATTACGTTCAAGCATATGGCCGCTGCGAAGGCCCGGCCGGAAGGCGAATACGGCTGCATCATCACCAACCCGCCTTACGGCGAGCGGATCAGTAATGACAAGGAAGTGGAGAAGCTGACCCGCCAGTTCGGCGAGATGATGCTCTATCTGCCCACCTGGTCCTTCTTCGCCATCAGCCCGTACAAGGAGTTCGAGCAATACTACGGACGCAAGGCGGACAAGCGCCGCAAGCTCTACAACGGCCGGATCGAATGCCAATACTATCAATACCTGGGGCCGCTGCCTCCACGGAAATAG
- the hemE gene encoding uroporphyrinogen decarboxylase, which produces MTYNDTFIRACRQQNTEYTPVWYMRQAGRYDPDYRTIKEKYSLLEICKQPELAAEVTLMPVRKLGVDAAILYSDIMNPVASLGVDFDIVKNIGPVIENPIRSASDVERLKPIDVEGDLGHILETIAILDKELDVPLITFAGAPFTIASYLIEGRPSKTYHRTKELMFSQPQVWEKLMEKLGDMVITYLRAHVASGGKAFQLFDSWVGALAPRDFERYVLPTITRIFAELSDLEVPKIYFPGVSSGELLPSLTKLQADVIGLDWRVSITEGRRRLGGGYAVQGNLDPYLLTAPMELLKARAKELIDEGIMQPGYIFNLGHGLFPEASLDTLKELTDYVHEYSAAAMKQAAPPLA; this is translated from the coding sequence ATGACCTACAACGACACTTTTATCCGTGCCTGCAGACAGCAGAACACGGAGTACACCCCCGTATGGTACATGCGGCAGGCCGGCCGGTATGATCCCGACTACCGTACGATCAAGGAGAAATATTCGCTGCTTGAGATCTGCAAGCAGCCTGAGCTTGCGGCTGAGGTAACTCTGATGCCTGTGCGCAAGCTGGGCGTGGACGCAGCGATTCTGTATTCCGACATCATGAATCCGGTGGCCTCCCTCGGTGTGGATTTTGACATTGTGAAGAACATCGGGCCGGTTATCGAGAATCCGATCCGCTCTGCAAGCGATGTGGAGCGGCTGAAGCCGATCGATGTGGAGGGCGATCTGGGCCATATTCTGGAGACCATCGCCATTCTGGACAAGGAGCTGGACGTTCCGCTGATTACCTTCGCCGGAGCTCCGTTCACCATCGCCAGTTATCTCATCGAAGGCAGACCGTCCAAGACGTATCACCGCACCAAGGAGCTGATGTTCAGCCAGCCTCAGGTATGGGAGAAGCTGATGGAGAAGCTGGGCGATATGGTTATTACCTATCTGCGCGCCCATGTCGCCAGCGGCGGGAAGGCGTTCCAGCTGTTCGACAGCTGGGTCGGGGCGCTGGCTCCGCGTGATTTCGAGCGGTATGTGCTGCCGACGATCACCCGGATTTTTGCCGAATTGTCCGATCTGGAGGTTCCAAAAATCTACTTCCCGGGTGTCAGCTCAGGGGAGCTGCTCCCCAGCTTGACCAAGCTGCAGGCCGATGTGATCGGACTGGACTGGCGGGTAAGCATCACCGAAGGACGGCGCAGACTGGGCGGAGGCTATGCGGTTCAAGGCAATCTGGATCCATACCTGCTGACCGCGCCGATGGAGTTGCTCAAAGCCCGGGCCAAGGAACTGATTGATGAAGGCATCATGCAGCCGGGGTATATTTTTAACCTGGGACATGGATTATTCCCTGAAGCTTCACTCGATACGCTCAAGGAATTAACGGATTATGTGCATGAGTATTCAGCAGCGGCAATGAAACAGGCGGCACCGCCGCTGGCATAG
- the hemH gene encoding ferrochelatase — MANKIGVLVMSYGTPESLEDVEAYYTHIRRGNAPSAEQLKELTDRYKAIVGGVFPLRENTDRQVEALQAKLNSGQIQYVCYQGLKHARPFIEDGVEAMVRDGITQAIGIVLAPHYSVMSVGTYIKRAKEKAEACGIHMEFVESYHMHPELIDVLSRRVTAKLDEFEETGASREEVRVLFSAHSLPERILAMGDPYRDQLLETSQAIAAQAGVESWQFTWQSAGRTAEPWLGPDILDTLRELAESQVKYVLSAPIGFVSDHLEVLYDLDIEAQQLASELDMRLLRIDSLNSDPAYMSVLSDVVRTKANQLKVNLP; from the coding sequence GTGGCCAACAAAATTGGAGTACTCGTGATGTCGTACGGCACGCCTGAGAGTCTTGAGGATGTAGAGGCTTATTATACGCATATCCGCCGGGGGAACGCTCCTTCAGCTGAGCAGCTCAAAGAGCTGACTGACCGCTATAAGGCGATTGTCGGCGGGGTTTTTCCGCTTAGAGAGAATACGGACCGTCAGGTGGAAGCCTTGCAGGCCAAGCTGAACAGCGGGCAGATCCAGTATGTCTGCTACCAGGGTCTCAAGCATGCCAGACCGTTCATCGAGGATGGTGTCGAGGCTATGGTCCGGGACGGTATTACCCAGGCGATTGGCATCGTGCTGGCTCCGCATTACTCTGTGATGAGTGTAGGAACCTATATCAAGCGCGCCAAGGAAAAAGCCGAAGCCTGCGGTATTCATATGGAGTTCGTAGAGAGCTACCATATGCATCCCGAGCTGATCGATGTGCTTAGCCGGAGAGTGACTGCCAAGCTGGACGAGTTCGAAGAGACCGGCGCGTCGCGCGAGGAAGTGCGCGTGCTGTTCAGTGCACATAGTCTTCCTGAACGTATTCTGGCTATGGGCGATCCGTACCGTGACCAGCTGCTGGAGACCTCTCAGGCGATTGCCGCTCAGGCGGGGGTGGAATCCTGGCAGTTCACCTGGCAGAGTGCGGGCCGGACTGCGGAGCCTTGGCTGGGCCCGGATATTCTCGATACGCTGCGTGAGCTGGCCGAGAGTCAGGTGAAATACGTGCTGTCAGCCCCGATCGGCTTCGTCTCCGACCATTTGGAGGTGCTGTACGATCTGGATATTGAAGCACAGCAGCTTGCCTCCGAGCTGGATATGCGTCTCTTGCGGATTGACTCGCTGAACAGTGATCCGGCCTATATGTCGGTGCTCAGCGATGTGGTGCGGACGAAGGCGAACCAGTTGAAGGTGAATCTGCCATGA
- a CDS encoding O-methyltransferase, with amino-acid sequence MQNQEEYSEQLYTEDELLLQVKAAIAAKGMPEVSIAPGYGRLLTMLVTLSRSANLLEIGALGGYSGICLCRGLTQEGRLTSLELKAEYAELAQSHLQQAGFGDRVEYRTGPALDSLKLLEAQGNRYDFFFIDADKENYPNYLEYAIRLASPGAIIAGDNIFLRGRTLNTEKNGPAVQAMRRFNEMIAGDPRLTSTLLPAYDGLALAMVK; translated from the coding sequence ATGCAGAATCAGGAAGAGTACAGCGAACAGCTATATACAGAAGACGAATTATTGCTCCAAGTCAAAGCAGCCATCGCAGCCAAAGGCATGCCGGAGGTGTCCATTGCCCCGGGCTACGGCAGACTGCTGACGATGCTGGTGACCCTCTCCCGCTCGGCAAACCTGCTGGAGATCGGGGCGCTTGGCGGCTACAGCGGAATCTGTCTGTGCCGGGGACTCACGCAGGAAGGCCGTCTCACCTCTTTGGAGCTTAAGGCTGAATATGCAGAGCTGGCACAGAGCCATCTGCAGCAGGCGGGCTTCGGAGACCGGGTGGAATACCGGACGGGCCCTGCACTGGACAGCCTGAAGCTGCTCGAAGCACAGGGAAACAGGTATGATTTCTTCTTCATCGATGCCGATAAGGAGAACTATCCGAATTATCTGGAATATGCGATCCGGCTTGCTTCACCGGGGGCGATTATTGCTGGGGATAATATTTTCCTGCGCGGCCGTACGCTTAATACCGAGAAAAACGGACCGGCCGTCCAGGCTATGCGCCGCTTCAATGAGATGATCGCAGGCGATCCCCGCCTGACCAGCACACTGCTGCCTGCCTATGACGGCCTGGCGCTGGCGATGGTGAAATAG
- a CDS encoding HesB/IscA family protein: MNVKITRNAAKVIKKTMELEGNSELKLRVAITHAHGDHAHYGLDLDTPKENDVVVSTDKDIDVILDPNQPLLDGVKIDYLYLPEEGFVITNPSKGNHGDH, encoded by the coding sequence ATGAACGTCAAAATTACCCGCAACGCGGCTAAAGTGATAAAGAAAACCATGGAACTTGAAGGCAACAGCGAGCTTAAGCTTCGTGTAGCGATTACACATGCCCATGGCGACCATGCCCACTACGGACTGGATCTGGACACGCCTAAGGAGAACGATGTAGTGGTTTCCACCGATAAGGATATCGATGTCATTCTTGATCCGAACCAGCCGCTGCTGGACGGGGTGAAGATTGATTATCTCTACTTGCCGGAAGAAGGCTTTGTGATTACTAATCCGTCTAAAGGAAATCATGGCGATCACTAG